acattattaaatagttCAGGGAGGCAAAAGGTCGTTCATAAAGTTTGGTATCGTAACAACAATTTCagccaaaattaaaatatttttcaaacccTTTTCGTTTCTTTCTTACTTAGAGAATGAATGAATGTGTAAAGTTTATAACCACAAAGGATAACGTAAGatacaatatttaaaactataaatCTTATTATAAGTGGTTTTAAAAGGTTCACAACTCTACCACACAACCTaggatttaattattttggtagCTCTCTCTCATCATCTCAATTTCATTGCTTCTTATAAAGTCTTATAATGTGATACACATATTTTTTGGAGTGATACATCACAAACTCTTTTTattactactatatatatattccatTAGTGCATTTGAAAGCAacttagatttttaattaaacaatatattatatccATCCATCTATAAGctttaataatttattgaaGAGTTTCAAGATATGAGTGGAGAAGACAAAGCTTGTAAAACCATCAAAGGTAAGTTAACCATATGATTATATTACTAGTCTTTTGAACTTCCAATTGTTAAAGCAATTAATTTTCATGAGTTTCTTGAAAAAGTTTAATTCGTACTCTCTATTCTATTTTAACTGTCGTTTTAAATAATATTCAAGTTcattaagaagaagaaataatgcATGTaagttacttttatttattagatatttcttttttataattgagcaatattaaaaagaattgcGTACTACTTCGATATGAAGGTATATATAGTTGAAAATAGTTGCCAACTTTGgtcttgaatttcaaaaacGATATTTATTTTGAGATAATCTTTTGGGCTATAATGGTAATTGAAATGGGATGAGGGAAtactaaataattgaaatacaTAAGGTTAGCTAGCTTTTCATTAAATTAGGATTTAATTACATTAAACACTTCTATAATATGTTATATCATATATGACACATTTTCATTTACACtccttatattttaaaattaaatatttatacctTATATACTATGGAAATTTTATATTCACATCCCATGTGAGGTAAATTAGAAATTTCAATTATACTAACATATATActgaattaatttattagactctttttatatagtttttaaatacgtaaattttattttcagatACGAAGATCATGATGAGAGAGGGTAGAAGGAGCCTCAATGTCAATGAAGAGTACCAAGGTGCATTAAGAACAAAATCATATGgtgaattttttatgaaagcTCATGACCTattagtaaataataataacaataatattaatcaACCATTATCACCCAATTCtcaatattcattattttcagatATACTTCTTGAGCCAGGCcaagaaacaataaaaaatattcttgaatcaactaatatttttccaaaaaaatataatctcaaacCCCTTCTTTTAAATTACTTCAATATTAGTGCAAAAGCCTCAAAATTTTGTAGCCATATTCTCAAAACAATAAATCAAGTCCAAAATGACTATGATTTCGTTGAACAAATCCTCGATTCGATCGATAATAATTTTTCCTCTCACCTTATACTAGAGCTAAGATCTTATATTATCCATAACAACCAGTTTTCGGACCTCAAAAAACAAGATTTTACGCGAATCAACGATGAATATTCGTCGATTTTGCAACGTCTGAGtttaaagaggaaaaaaatagctaggaaaataaaatttattaaatgtgtAAATAAGGTTTCAGGGGTATTTGTGACAACAACATGTGGATTAGTAGCTGTTGCAGCTGTGGTACTAGCAGCACATACACTAGCTGCACTTATAATGGGGCCAGCTATTTTGACCATTATACCCTTAAAGCgattgaaaattaataaattcacgAATCGTCTACGATTCTTGAAATGTGGATTTCTAAGAAAAATCGGAGCACAACTTGACGTAGCGGCGAAAGGCACATATATTTTGAACAGGGATTTCGATACGATGAGTAGGCTGGTGGATCGATTGCACGACGAAATTGAACATAATAAGGCCATGATAAAGTTGTGTTTGGATAGAAGGGAAGATAGTATTTCATTGGAAGTGTTGAAGGAGTTGAAAAAGAGTAATGTTGGATTTAGGAAACAAGTGGAAGAGCTTGAAGAACATGTTTATTTATGTCTTTTAACTATTAATAGAGCTAGAAATTTGGTGATTAATGAAATTGGAAAATCTTGTGAGTGaatgaaaaatcaaatattagacatgtatattgtgtatatatatgtatattcttTGATTTGCAAATGTAAGTGTTTATGCATTTActtaacttatttaattaaaatttagatcattgttttataactataaaagaatatatattttacgTCCGAGAGATCTTTATCATATAGTATAGTAGTCCTGTTCTTCcgacaaaaatattaatttgttgGCTTAATTCCTTTATGGGCTTTTATGGGCCTAGTGTAGTGGGTCATAGAAGTGGATCCCAAGTATCATACCCATGTAGACTaatctttgttctttttctagGCAATTGGTTCCAATAACCAAACAACCTAAAGGTATAGATAGTCCAAGAATTTATTTATACTCGATATTTACAATGAAACATATTAGATTCATAGTGTTAAGAACTAATTATATCTCACCGCAAGAAATTTTTGATATTCAAAGCTCGAATTCGAGATCTCTATATATTGCATCATATCCTTTGGTgataattttacttatttttttctctGTGCAAGTAAAATTATCTAATAAAGGAACCAAGCCAAAAGGTGAGAAATGACTACCTttcgaaataaaaattattagaagTTTATGAGTTAAgaattttagttaaaatttaagTTACTGAgtcttaatttataattaattcatattcaatgataaatataaaaattttgatcaaattattCACTTCTACAAAATAACCAACATGTAAGTTTGGAAATAGTTTTTATTTGTAATCATCAAGACTTGTATAAGACTACATTCATTGCgctcttatttatattttttattttaagaagaaaaaaaaagaagaagaaatggtCGTAGACCACttcacattttaatttttttttaaaaaaaaactacgatatttttataagaaatcTTTATTATGCTATTTATTAAAGAactgaaaatgattttttttaaataataatttaatgtatAAGTGGTCAAGAAATCTCATTGgatcacttttaatatatatatatatatatatatatatatagagatatatatatatatataattcaaattttttctgATCAATGAGTTTCACCAACTCATCCTAAGTCATAACCAAACTATGTCGACTATTTCAAAGTCATATGTACCACGCTTTtcttcaatataatatttttaatcatcatatatagttttatttttaaaatttttaaaataattcgcCGCAGTTATAATTTCTACTCTTTGGATGAGCACATTATGATAAGTATTTCTAGGCATTGAATAAACTTTTCACCGTATAATAATTTACTAATCATactataaatcatataaatcttattattattattattgttaatgttGTTGGTTTTGACATATATACAAGTGTTTGGTATTTATTTTCAAAGTGTTTCaataagtaaagaaaagaaagtattttttacataatttagtaaaaaattaGGAGAGACGGATGAGAGAGTGAAATTGAGAGCGTTAGATCATGAATTAACAGTCACTCGTAAAAtttgttttccttatttttatcgAGGAAGTTGGTTACTGtatttaaaaacttatttttattagagtttagaaaaaattatcgaatcttatataagaaaaatttaaattattttcgtcaaagatatttttattcCTACCAAACCCAATTTTGAACATGGTTCCAATTTTCAAACAATATGTATACTTAATCATTCTAATTTTATAACTAAAGATATCTtacattttgttttaatttaaacatACGATACATGATATAAAAATCTTGCATTTTATTGTACGATATATCACATAAATCgaaacgaaaaaaatattattaatcataAGTAGCCAAATTTAGACAACTCAAGAGGTGTTGGTTGACACCTAATAAAACCAACACATCGAACATCACTCataatttctcttttaaatGTCGGTAGTGGGCCCACataacatgccacgtggaattTTGTCGGCATACCACGTTTGTAAACTTTAATTTTGGACCCTAAAGATATGACTATTCCacttttacttcttttattgtttttgtttttctatgtCGTGTGATCATCAAATATTTTTCGATCGATTTGCGATAGAgtattaagtattttttttatttttaattaaaaaaatttatttatgctttagatatataaaatcatCTTGTACGaggaggttttttttttaaaaaaataaaaatatattttattgatagaTAACGCAGGTATAATTTCATTCTTTGAATTTGGATGATCGTGAATGACGAATTTCTCAAACtagatttatttaaatttgatctcACTGATTTTGGATCTTCTCGAAGTGTTttactattaagaaaaaaattagcatattttgatttatttataaatatttcaagaaTTTACTTGATTTTCGAAATTActtcttaaaagaaaatatttgatgtcaaaaaatatttgatgtcGTTTTGATTTGTTTGTGCTTACTCCATGAATTTATAAGAATTTTTTGGGATTTGATTGTGCAAGTAGTATCTtgattttattatgaattttttttgtgacttgaattaaattaattgagcctcaaattaaatatcaatttttaaaatgaacttgtatcataatttataaataaaaaaacaaaaaaaccaaAAACACAATGACGAGAGGACTCttataattaatttcaaaagaaaaatatcatttgtattataaataaatatattatcatattttaatattgttgatATACTTCCTCCATTTCACAAAgattgacctagtttgacttgacaggaaatttaagaaaataaagaagacttttgatcatgtggtcctaaattaaagttatgtcaaacgtatgaaattgttctttaatcttgtggccttaaacatgctACGTGAAAagttattacaaaaaaaaatcattctttttaaaaacatactaaaaagaaaaggagatcATTATCTTTTAAACGGAAAGAGTACTAATTTCTTCGTATTATATAGTTATCTAAGTCGAAAATAGGAGGTTGGAGActttggagtttttttttttaactcataCGAAATGGTAATAAGATAGgaaattcttaaaataattattgtgtttttttaaaaagtagatacacaaataaaataaaaaatttataattttaaatgtattatataaaaagttgaattataaAGTATATATTAAATCGTCCAATTTTCACCGTCATGTTGTCCTCTTGattgtttgtactaattatatactattttaCTATGATTTGTTAATTTCTAATGATTATATAGTGTTAATATTCTTGTTTAAGGGAATTGCTTTTTTGTTAatcaatcaagaaaataataaaattaagtcCTTGAATCCAATCAAAAATTGGCTGGATGCTTTGACTATCTTTAATTACTACTTTTGGCAACTTTAGTTCACGTTACTAAAAATCTGATTATAAATCTTAAttgtaaaattgtaatttatctCTTTATAATTTTATGCTTCTCGAATATTTATATTAAGGTCtgactaatttaaatttttatgttataggACTCAATTTTAGAGCAATACTCCCAAAAAGATTTTTAACTCTTATTGTCCGAGTATCAACCCATCATTTTCTGACGTTATCAAGTCACTAATTAATCGATTTAACGTTATATATAATTGATGACGTCTATTAATTTTGATTCTCgatttttattctatatttagTAAAGTATATTTATCCTAGTTCTAGAAACGTTGTTTATAGTTTGATACAATAATTGAATATAAgttacatttatatatatttgaatatcatatttaattaatgaattaattattaagCTGAATTTCTTCTAAGGTAAATTagtgtttttaaataaaatcatatattcaaAGACTTTATAAAAGTTCAAGAGATCATACtacattcatattttaaaaaagtagcatatttatttatttatataataagatacaaaagtaattattatttttttaaaataaaaagctATAGGATGGAAAGAGTGGAGGTTGTTGGACTTATTgctaattttaaattattttgctAATTAGCTGTACGTAATAATGATCGTTATCTTGACAAATCAATTTCTAATAAgaaaaacttttcttttttattgtaaagtttttcaacaaaaaatcataGTGACGTAATAATTACAACAAAAAATCTAATTAACCATTTCTTAGAAACTAGATTACATAATTAATGgtcaaattttcttttgtttggaTGCTTCGTATTAtctgaaaaaattaatcaaaaatggAAAAGCTTTTTTGTTTTTACCTTTTGAAAACTAATTTTGGTAACCACAACAATAGTAATATGAAAGTATTATTCTATTAATGATAGTAGAaagattattttcaataaattatcaactaaaaatttaaaaaaaaagaattcaaagCTTAGTAGCAAAgattaagaaaaatttaaaatactaataaaattgtaagatacaaaaacaaattaaaaaaaataaggaggctATGTTTTATCATTATTACATCTTCATATTTAGTGTTATGTTCTCGTTGAATTGAAGTTGTGTCTACGTGTCATGTTATATACTCTCTCCGTCCGgatttatttgttatgttgtgtttattgaaaattaatttaattaatttttaaaggtaaattggatcacattaatttgatattttaaacgaaaaaattagatattctaaaactatatgaaaaatactataaattacaattttttgcatattaatatgacgaaaaaatacatcttaaaatattagtcaaaatttttatagtttcactataaaaatagaaacaatgACAAACaattgtttgcaacaaattttaaacatatgaaaaatgaataaaccatataaataaaatatgaagaaacgtGATTTTATTAATCAAGATAGATTGgggtacaattctgttgattccttgattctactctcttaAGATTTATAGatgattcgagggccgttagtggcgtatttttCGAACtatgatgatttagatttgacctctctatatgaataatccatcaatttgtggagtattcgagatcttgatctctatGTGGAATATATGGAATTTccgagatgccttttaagggaatttagtaccctttatatagcataagctagggtttagggttgagtagcctccaagaatccttaTCTGAGTTGAACACAGTGTGTAGAGTTCTAACTCGAATTGAACGTATCTTGTAGaatcccacaaaatttcaatgtctacaataATACCAGACGAAGGGAGTATAATCATCTTCTCTCAATTCTTTCTCGTCCCACGTAGCtatcttcatttcatttaatttatctcACAGTTAATTTCTCACACTTTCTTACTAACACATTTATACTCTTCCTCTTCACTTATTTGAACTATCTTCATTAATTTCACTTTCGTGATCTCTTGTCCACCACTAAAATCACTCTAATCCCTTCTAACTCCGTATAACTTCATTCCTAATCATAATGTCTAACATGATCTCTTCTATACTAACTCAAGGTACACTAAGCTAGCATAGTAATAAACTTCATTATGTAACAATTTATTTATCACTTATATAAATATCAAGTTGTTTCAAGTAATATGGCATGTAAACGCaccataaatttatatatttttctttatgaaTAAAGTGGGTAgaacatgttatttttaatatcttttattttcgTTAGAACATGTTTTTCAATGTCACATTCTAAGACTTTGACATTAATTTGCATGTTACTTTCAACAGTATACtgttttattagtttatttttcaatattttttttctatatttagttaggtttttttttaaagtgattttttaaaacttaaataaaattataatgatattaaatttctcaagtatttaataaaaattttgatgcatagatatactaaatataaataagaattgCACGTAATATTTTGAATCAGATTTTAATTTAAAGACATATTGTGTTAGATGTAATGCAGACTAAATTACTATCGTCTATCGAATTTAAggtgtaaaaatatatatcttctcATCATTTATTGTtcttactaaaataaattattttcaaaactct
This portion of the Solanum pennellii chromosome 12, SPENNV200 genome encodes:
- the LOC107006974 gene encoding UPF0496 protein At1g20180-like, producing MMREGRRSLNVNEEYQGALRTKSYGEFFMKAHDLLVNNNNNNINQPLSPNSQYSLFSDILLEPGQETIKNILESTNIFPKKYNLKPLLLNYFNISAKASKFCSHILKTINQVQNDYDFVEQILDSIDNNFSSHLILELRSYIIHNNQFSDLKKQDFTRINDEYSSILQRLSLKRKKIARKIKFIKCVNKVSGVFVTTTCGLVAVAAVVLAAHTLAALIMGPAILTIIPLKRLKINKFTNRLRFLKCGFLRKIGAQLDVAAKGTYILNRDFDTMSRLVDRLHDEIEHNKAMIKLCLDRREDSISLEVLKELKKSNVGFRKQVEELEEHVYLCLLTINRARNLVINEIGKSCE